From Actinosynnema mirum DSM 43827, a single genomic window includes:
- a CDS encoding NUDIX hydrolase: MELVALVDPDGAVVGRASRERVRAEGLWHSCAAIVVLSGDGERVYVHRRTDTKDVYPGLCDPTCGGVVADGESPEECARRELREELGVVAPVEFSYRAPFEDGSIRYVAHVYLARSDGPFTHQPEEVAWGGWVPLARVRELVEDPEWAVAPDGRALVRRLFSSGGGLWG, encoded by the coding sequence GTGGAGCTGGTGGCGCTGGTTGATCCGGATGGGGCAGTGGTGGGGCGGGCCTCGCGGGAGCGAGTGCGCGCCGAGGGGCTGTGGCACTCGTGCGCGGCGATCGTGGTGCTGTCGGGGGACGGCGAGCGGGTGTACGTGCACCGGCGGACCGACACCAAGGACGTGTACCCCGGCCTGTGCGACCCGACGTGCGGCGGGGTGGTCGCGGACGGGGAGTCGCCGGAGGAGTGCGCCCGTCGGGAGCTGCGGGAGGAGCTGGGGGTGGTGGCGCCGGTGGAGTTCTCCTACCGGGCGCCGTTCGAGGACGGGAGCATCCGGTACGTCGCGCACGTCTACCTGGCGCGGTCCGACGGGCCGTTCACCCACCAGCCCGAGGAGGTGGCCTGGGGCGGGTGGGTGCCGCTCGCTCGGGTCCGCGAGCTGGTGGAGGACCCGGAGTGGGCGGTGGCGCCGGACGGGCGGGCGCTCGTGCGGCGGTTGTTCTCGTCCGGAGGCGGGCTGTGGGGTTAG
- a CDS encoding FtsX-like permease family protein: MPTSLRLAIAELRAHPGRAVLPAVALLVGVACLLATLLLSDAMARSAAEGARALPTGTDLVVLPEPFSGGRLDQAMADRIAAVPGVREVVPERRVELDLLLDAGRATEERTVADVDPDGSVAIAQGRPPAADGEIAVDRVTAHRHDLVAGGLVSLADANGRPIQVVISGITERGATSGSPTASIGPDLAAKVDPEPVTTALAVRGGALDAVDQAAGPTAVTRTAATVTAERGDATELWVMLLPFSLLALATAVFVASATFRAVYLQRQRTTALLRCLGAFRGPLLTANLVEALISGVLAGLVGALLSGPLARALGAVMDGAGLSEMFGAVDLDPAALPSPTYLVIGVVTAAVLSAVAALRPSLSAARVAPLAALRTADGTIAVPRLRRRLLGGALLVAAVALGAGALVLQQSAAAVFLVFFSSMCAATALFGVFGPVVVPALSRVFGAVATRLGGPAEAKAQWKLATAEVRRVPQRAASVALPLLLASAMVSFFAVTAGTTQAAFDGFAEVRPDAQVADTGRRPLPAEVVTAAEDRPEVSASVPVVVTEGAWGTTADAARATVVLADPTRMRDWLAAEGVTAGLAPGDVLLASHTARNLGVQRGDTVTLNDLPGGPRTARFTDVVDGGLLNYADAVFGTPDPEGVTRVLVSLRDDADPAAYRTAVTAALPGHPTVETTTASGWDADAQEALDQGLTLLMLLMGLSVAVAVTGIGTALTISVQERRKELALRRALGVTRGGLLGGVLAEAVLLALTGLLGGGLFGTFYAELLLAGLGVLVWPSAAVAPLLIGGSAVLALAVLSAFAPARSAARIRPAAGLSSG, translated from the coding sequence GTGCCCACGTCCCTGCGGCTCGCCATCGCCGAGCTGCGCGCGCACCCCGGCAGGGCGGTGCTGCCCGCCGTCGCCCTGCTCGTCGGCGTCGCCTGCCTGCTGGCGACCCTGCTCCTCAGCGACGCCATGGCGCGCTCCGCCGCCGAGGGCGCCCGCGCCCTGCCGACCGGCACCGACCTCGTCGTCCTGCCCGAGCCCTTCAGCGGCGGCAGGCTCGACCAGGCCATGGCCGACCGGATCGCCGCCGTCCCCGGTGTGCGCGAGGTCGTGCCCGAGCGGCGCGTCGAGCTGGACCTGCTCCTCGACGCGGGCCGCGCCACCGAGGAGCGCACCGTCGCCGACGTCGACCCCGACGGCTCCGTCGCCATCGCCCAGGGCCGCCCGCCCGCCGCCGACGGCGAGATCGCGGTCGACCGGGTCACCGCCCACCGCCACGACCTCGTCGCGGGCGGCCTGGTCTCCCTCGCCGACGCGAACGGCCGCCCGATCCAGGTCGTCATCAGCGGCATCACCGAGCGCGGCGCCACCAGCGGTTCCCCCACCGCCTCGATCGGCCCCGACCTCGCCGCGAAGGTCGACCCCGAGCCGGTCACCACCGCGCTCGCCGTCCGGGGCGGCGCGCTCGACGCCGTCGACCAGGCCGCAGGACCCACCGCCGTCACCCGCACCGCCGCCACCGTCACCGCCGAGCGCGGCGACGCCACCGAGCTGTGGGTGATGCTCCTGCCGTTCAGCCTGCTCGCGCTCGCCACCGCCGTGTTCGTCGCCTCGGCGACCTTCCGCGCCGTCTACCTCCAGCGCCAGCGCACCACCGCCCTGCTCCGCTGCCTCGGCGCGTTCCGGGGCCCGCTGCTCACCGCCAACCTGGTGGAGGCCCTGATCAGCGGCGTCCTGGCCGGTCTCGTCGGCGCCCTGCTCTCCGGCCCGCTCGCCCGCGCGCTCGGCGCGGTGATGGACGGCGCCGGCCTGTCCGAGATGTTCGGCGCGGTCGACCTCGACCCCGCCGCCCTGCCCTCGCCCACCTACCTGGTGATCGGCGTCGTCACCGCCGCCGTCCTCAGCGCCGTGGCCGCGCTGCGCCCGTCGCTGTCCGCCGCCCGCGTCGCCCCGCTGGCCGCCCTGCGCACGGCGGACGGCACGATCGCCGTGCCGAGGCTGCGCAGGCGCCTGCTCGGCGGCGCGCTGCTCGTGGCCGCCGTCGCGCTCGGCGCGGGCGCGCTCGTGCTCCAGCAGTCCGCCGCGGCCGTCTTCCTGGTCTTCTTCTCGTCGATGTGCGCCGCGACCGCCCTGTTCGGCGTGTTCGGCCCGGTGGTCGTGCCCGCCCTCAGCCGCGTCTTCGGCGCGGTCGCCACCCGCCTCGGCGGACCGGCCGAGGCCAAGGCCCAGTGGAAGCTCGCCACCGCCGAGGTCCGCCGCGTCCCGCAGCGCGCCGCCTCGGTCGCCCTGCCGCTGCTGCTCGCCTCGGCCATGGTCAGCTTCTTCGCCGTCACCGCCGGCACCACGCAGGCCGCCTTCGACGGGTTCGCCGAGGTCCGCCCGGACGCCCAGGTCGCCGACACCGGCCGCAGGCCCCTGCCGGCCGAGGTCGTCACCGCCGCAGAGGACCGCCCCGAGGTGAGCGCCAGCGTCCCGGTCGTCGTCACCGAGGGCGCCTGGGGCACGACCGCCGACGCGGCCAGGGCCACCGTCGTGCTCGCCGACCCCACCCGGATGCGCGACTGGCTCGCCGCCGAGGGCGTCACCGCCGGGCTCGCCCCCGGCGACGTCCTGCTCGCCTCCCACACCGCCCGGAACCTCGGCGTCCAGCGCGGCGACACCGTCACCCTGAACGACCTGCCCGGAGGCCCCCGCACCGCCCGCTTCACCGACGTCGTCGACGGCGGCCTGCTCAACTACGCCGACGCCGTCTTCGGCACCCCGGACCCCGAAGGGGTGACGCGGGTCCTCGTCTCGCTCCGGGACGACGCCGACCCGGCCGCCTACCGGACCGCCGTCACCGCCGCCCTGCCCGGCCACCCCACCGTCGAGACCACCACCGCCAGCGGCTGGGACGCCGACGCCCAGGAGGCCCTGGACCAGGGCCTGACCCTCCTCATGCTGCTGATGGGCCTGTCCGTCGCGGTCGCCGTCACCGGCATCGGCACCGCCCTCACCATCTCCGTGCAGGAGCGCCGCAAGGAGCTCGCGCTGCGCCGCGCACTGGGCGTGACCAGGGGCGGGCTGCTCGGCGGCGTCCTCGCCGAGGCCGTCCTGCTCGCCCTCACCGGGCTGCTCGGCGGCGGCCTGTTCGGCACCTTCTACGCCGAACTGCTGCTCGCCGGCCTCGGCGTCCTGGTCTGGCCGTCGGCGGCCGTCGCCCCCCTGCTGATCGGCGGCTCCGCCGTGCTCGCGCTCGCCGTCCTGTCCGCGTTCGCCCCCGCCCGTTCGGCGGCCCGAATCCGCCCGGCGGCGGGCCTGTCCTCGGGGTGA
- the dop gene encoding depupylase/deamidase Dop, translating to MRRIMGTEVEYGIAVPGDATANPVLTSTQVVLAYAAAADVPRARRARWDYEVESPLRDARGFDLGHPGGHPGPGDGDVEDLGAANVILTNGARLYVDHAHPEYSAPEVTNARDAVIWDKAGERIMEEAAMRAATVPGQPRLQLYKNNVDGKGASYGTHENYLMQRSTPFTSVIAGLTPFFASRQVITGSGRVGVGASGEEAGFQLSQRADYIEVEVGLETTLKRGIINTRDEPHADADKYRRLHVIIGDANLAEHSTYLKVGTASLVLDMIEAGRRFDDLRLLDPVRAVHRISHDPTLKASVELAGGRKFTGLDLQFAYYERACEFVEKEGYGDRDVLRTWGEVLDALARDPQECADRLDWVAKLRLLEGYRARDGLAWGSPRLHLVDLQYSDVRLDKGLYNRLVARGSMKRLVSEEEVREAVFTPPEDTRAYFRGRCLERYPSAVAAASWDSVIFDLGRESLVRIPTLEPLRGTKAHVGALLEAADTAEELVDALTRG from the coding sequence ATGCGGCGGATCATGGGAACGGAAGTCGAGTACGGCATCGCTGTGCCGGGTGACGCCACCGCGAACCCGGTGCTCACCTCCACCCAGGTGGTGCTGGCGTACGCGGCAGCCGCGGACGTGCCCCGCGCCCGGCGCGCCCGCTGGGACTACGAGGTCGAGTCCCCGCTGCGCGACGCGCGGGGCTTCGACCTCGGCCACCCCGGCGGGCACCCCGGTCCCGGCGACGGCGACGTGGAGGACCTGGGCGCGGCCAACGTCATCCTGACCAACGGGGCCAGGCTGTACGTCGACCACGCCCACCCCGAGTACTCGGCGCCCGAGGTCACCAACGCCCGCGACGCGGTCATCTGGGACAAGGCGGGGGAGCGGATCATGGAGGAGGCGGCCATGCGCGCCGCCACCGTCCCCGGCCAGCCCCGCCTGCAGCTGTACAAGAACAACGTGGACGGCAAGGGCGCCAGCTACGGCACCCACGAGAACTACCTGATGCAGCGCAGCACCCCGTTCACCTCGGTGATCGCCGGCCTCACCCCGTTCTTCGCGTCCCGCCAGGTGATCACCGGCTCCGGGCGGGTCGGGGTGGGCGCGTCGGGCGAGGAGGCCGGGTTCCAGCTCTCCCAGCGCGCCGACTACATCGAGGTCGAGGTCGGCCTGGAGACCACGCTCAAGCGCGGCATCATCAACACCCGCGACGAGCCGCACGCCGACGCCGACAAGTACCGCAGGCTGCACGTCATCATCGGCGACGCGAACCTGGCCGAGCACTCCACGTACCTCAAGGTCGGCACCGCCTCGCTCGTGCTCGACATGATCGAGGCCGGTCGCCGCTTCGACGACCTGCGGCTGCTCGACCCGGTGCGCGCCGTGCACCGCATCAGCCACGACCCCACCCTCAAGGCCAGCGTGGAGCTGGCGGGCGGGCGCAAGTTCACCGGGCTCGACCTCCAGTTCGCCTACTACGAGCGGGCCTGCGAGTTCGTCGAGAAGGAGGGCTACGGCGACCGGGACGTGCTGCGCACCTGGGGCGAGGTCCTGGACGCCCTGGCCCGTGACCCGCAGGAGTGCGCCGACCGGCTCGACTGGGTCGCCAAGCTGCGCCTGCTGGAGGGCTACCGCGCCCGCGACGGCCTGGCCTGGGGCTCGCCCCGGCTGCACCTGGTCGACCTCCAGTACTCGGACGTGCGGCTGGACAAGGGCCTGTACAACCGGCTCGTCGCGCGCGGCTCGATGAAGCGCCTGGTCAGCGAGGAGGAGGTGCGCGAGGCCGTGTTCACCCCTCCGGAGGACACCAGGGCGTACTTCCGGGGCCGCTGCCTGGAGCGCTACCCGAGCGCCGTCGCCGCCGCCTCCTGGGACTCGGTGATCTTCGACCTGGGCCGCGAGTCCCTGGTCCGCATCCCCACCCTCGAACCCCTGCGCGGCACGAAGGCGCACGTCGGAGCCCTGCTGGAGGCCGCCGACACCGCCGAGGAACTGGTGGACGCGCTCACCAGGGGCTGA
- a CDS encoding ubiquitin-like protein Pup yields MAQEQVQRQGGGDGDDGGDAAAAAGQERREKLGEDVDAILDEIDDVLEENAEDFVRAYVQKGGE; encoded by the coding sequence ATGGCCCAGGAACAGGTTCAGCGGCAGGGCGGCGGCGACGGCGACGACGGCGGTGACGCCGCGGCGGCGGCCGGTCAGGAGCGCCGCGAGAAGCTCGGCGAGGACGTCGACGCCATCCTCGACGAGATCGACGACGTCCTGGAGGAGAACGCGGAGGACTTCGTCCGCGCGTACGTGCAGAAGGGCGGCGAGTGA
- the prcB gene encoding proteasome subunit beta — MDNSSTGRYPAASLPPAYLRPGSSSFTDFLRAQAPELLPTARSFPEGSVVQAAHGTTIVALTFKGGVVIAGDRRATMGNVIAQRDMKKVFVTDDYSAVGIAGTAGIAIEIVRLFAVELRHYEKIEGVSLSLDGKANRLSGMVKGNLDAALAGLAVVPLFVGYDTDAADPDRAGRIVSYDVTGARFEETLGYQSVGSGSLFAKSALKKLYDPDADAEGAVRAAVEALYDAADDDSATGGPDLVRRIFPVVVTVTAEGAVHLPEERTSAIAETVVEGRRARPAG; from the coding sequence ATGGACAACAGCTCGACCGGGCGCTACCCGGCCGCGTCGCTGCCCCCGGCCTACCTCAGGCCGGGGTCTTCGTCGTTCACCGACTTCCTCCGCGCGCAGGCGCCCGAGCTCCTGCCCACCGCGCGGTCCTTCCCCGAGGGGAGCGTCGTGCAGGCGGCCCACGGCACCACGATCGTCGCGCTGACCTTCAAGGGCGGCGTGGTCATCGCGGGCGACCGGCGCGCCACCATGGGCAACGTCATCGCCCAGCGCGACATGAAGAAGGTCTTCGTCACCGACGACTACTCGGCGGTGGGCATCGCGGGCACCGCGGGCATCGCGATCGAGATCGTCCGGCTGTTCGCGGTCGAGCTGCGGCACTACGAGAAGATCGAGGGCGTCTCGCTGTCCCTGGACGGCAAGGCCAACCGCCTCTCCGGCATGGTCAAGGGCAACCTGGACGCCGCGCTGGCCGGTCTCGCCGTCGTGCCGCTGTTCGTCGGCTACGACACCGACGCCGCCGACCCCGACCGCGCGGGCCGGATCGTCTCGTACGACGTGACCGGCGCCAGGTTCGAGGAGACCCTCGGCTACCAGTCGGTCGGCTCGGGCTCGCTGTTCGCCAAGTCGGCCCTGAAGAAGCTCTACGACCCCGACGCGGACGCCGAGGGCGCCGTGCGAGCGGCCGTCGAGGCCCTCTACGACGCGGCCGACGACGACTCGGCCACCGGCGGCCCCGACCTGGTCCGCCGCATCTTCCCGGTGGTCGTCACGGTCACCGCCGAAGGCGCGGTCCACCTGCCCGAGGAGCGCACCTCGGCCATCGCCGAGACCGTCGTCGAGGGCCGCCGAGCCCGCCCGGCGGGCTGA
- the prcA gene encoding proteasome subunit alpha translates to MTMPLYASPEQILRDRSEYARKGISRGRSVVVLRYADGVLFVAENPSSTLHKVSEIYDRIGFAAVGRYSEFENLRQAGIRFADVRGYQNDPRDVTGRSLANVYAQTLGSIFTEQIKPLEVEICVAEVGHTPEHDTLYRLTYDGSIVEEPQHSVMGGQAETTATALKESYEEGLPLAAALRVAVKALSAGSASTGNGKPELLEAANLEAAVLERDRPRRAFRRLKGTALAALLQDTPPDDADADADAGKKPANDGNLPPNDDKS, encoded by the coding sequence GTGACGATGCCGTTGTACGCCTCACCCGAGCAGATCCTGCGGGACCGCTCGGAGTACGCGAGGAAGGGCATTTCCAGGGGCCGCAGCGTCGTCGTGCTCAGGTACGCCGACGGCGTGCTGTTCGTGGCCGAGAACCCGTCGAGCACCCTGCACAAGGTCTCCGAGATCTACGACCGCATCGGCTTCGCGGCCGTCGGCAGGTACAGCGAGTTCGAGAACCTGCGCCAGGCGGGCATCCGCTTCGCCGACGTGCGCGGCTACCAGAACGACCCGCGCGACGTGACGGGCCGCTCCCTGGCGAACGTCTACGCCCAGACCCTCGGCTCGATCTTCACCGAGCAGATCAAGCCCCTGGAGGTGGAGATCTGCGTCGCGGAGGTCGGCCACACCCCGGAGCACGACACCCTCTACCGGCTGACCTACGACGGCTCGATCGTGGAGGAGCCGCAGCACTCCGTGATGGGCGGCCAAGCCGAGACGACGGCGACCGCCCTGAAGGAGTCCTACGAGGAGGGTCTGCCCCTGGCGGCGGCGCTCCGCGTGGCCGTGAAGGCCCTCAGCGCGGGCTCGGCGTCCACCGGCAACGGCAAGCCGGAGCTCCTGGAGGCCGCGAACCTGGAAGCCGCGGTCCTGGAACGCGACCGCCCGAGGCGCGCGTTCCGCAGGCTCAAGGGCACCGCCCTGGCCGCACTGCTCCAGGACACCCCGCCGGACGACGCGGACGCCGACGCCGACGCCGGGAAGAAGCCCGCCAACGACGGCAACCTCCCCCCGAACGACGACAAGTCCTGA
- a CDS encoding SDR family oxidoreductase, with product MEGPLSVSGERVAGKVVVITGAGSGIGAATAQVLGGLGARVVLGARRGERAEEVAEGVRAGGGEAVALGVDVRRREDVREMVGAAVERFGGVDVLVANAGVMPVSAVDELRVDDWDAMVDTNLKGVLHGVAAALPVFREQGRGHFVHVASTAAHRVVPAQAVYSATKAAVRTFSEGLRQEAGERLRVTVVSPGFTATSFAEHVTSPAAREGLRALGEDVAMPPSAVAEAIAYAIGQPDGVDVGEIVVRPTAQG from the coding sequence TTGGAGGGTCCATTGTCGGTCAGCGGTGAGCGGGTTGCGGGCAAGGTCGTTGTCATCACGGGGGCCGGGAGTGGGATCGGGGCCGCTACGGCTCAGGTGCTCGGAGGGCTTGGGGCTCGGGTGGTGCTTGGGGCTCGGCGGGGTGAGCGGGCCGAGGAGGTTGCTGAAGGGGTTCGGGCTGGGGGTGGGGAGGCGGTTGCGCTTGGGGTGGATGTGCGGCGGCGGGAGGACGTGCGGGAGATGGTCGGTGCTGCGGTGGAGCGGTTTGGCGGGGTGGATGTGCTGGTCGCCAATGCGGGGGTGATGCCGGTTTCTGCCGTGGACGAGCTTCGGGTGGACGACTGGGACGCCATGGTCGACACGAACCTGAAGGGGGTGTTGCACGGGGTGGCTGCGGCGTTGCCGGTGTTCCGGGAGCAGGGGCGGGGGCACTTCGTGCACGTCGCGTCCACTGCGGCGCATCGGGTTGTGCCTGCTCAGGCCGTGTACTCGGCTACCAAGGCCGCGGTTCGGACGTTTTCCGAGGGGTTGCGGCAGGAGGCCGGGGAGCGGTTGCGGGTCACCGTGGTGTCGCCAGGGTTCACGGCCACCTCGTTCGCCGAGCACGTCACCAGTCCTGCGGCCCGTGAGGGGTTGCGGGCGTTGGGTGAGGACGTGGCGATGCCGCCGAGCGCGGTGGCTGAGGCGATCGCCTACGCCATCGGGCAGCCGGATGGGGTGGACGTCGGGGAGATCGTGGTTCGGCCCACCGCTCAGGGGTGA
- a CDS encoding TetR/AcrR family transcriptional regulator: MAKRPTYHHGDLRSALVDAGLALVAEGGVASLSVAEAARRTGVSPAAPYRHFPARDDLLTAVATKLANLLAEELRQATTPLPTPEARLAAAAGACALVTARYRVGIDLIFAEDLRSRADQDLAEAGRAVIDLLLPDALTTTGTPEAALSLLEKLVATAHGHGVLLLTGFARRFVPDEAALVASATESAAILIRAAHT, encoded by the coding sequence GTGGCCAAGCGCCCGACCTACCACCACGGCGACCTGCGATCGGCCCTGGTAGACGCCGGCCTGGCCCTGGTGGCGGAAGGCGGGGTGGCATCCCTCTCGGTGGCCGAGGCCGCCCGCCGAACCGGAGTGAGCCCAGCCGCCCCGTACCGCCACTTCCCGGCCAGAGACGACCTGCTCACCGCCGTGGCAACCAAACTGGCAAACCTCCTGGCAGAGGAACTGCGCCAAGCCACCACCCCCCTGCCCACCCCGGAGGCCCGCCTGGCCGCAGCCGCAGGCGCCTGCGCCCTCGTGACAGCCCGCTACCGCGTAGGAATCGACCTGATCTTCGCCGAGGACCTGAGGTCACGCGCGGACCAAGACCTGGCAGAGGCAGGCAGGGCAGTAATCGACCTGCTCCTCCCCGACGCCCTCACCACCACCGGCACCCCGGAGGCAGCCCTCTCCCTCCTGGAAAAACTCGTGGCCACCGCACACGGCCACGGAGTCCTACTCCTAACCGGCTTCGCCCGCCGCTTCGTCCCGGACGAGGCGGCACTGGTCGCATCGGCAACCGAGTCGGCGGCGATCCTGATCAGGGCAGCCCACACCTGA
- a CDS encoding helix-turn-helix transcriptional regulator encodes MGAGRAAAGRDGEVEALRQAVARASATGSPQVVEVHGEPGIGKTALLDELARIALERSFEVVSGRAGEYERGVPFGIVAEALGGLKPDDTTQALLDSLTPEGAPGEAGVGGGAHRYRLHRAVRRTLGRRARPSGLVVLLDDVHWADEDSLELVESLLLDLPEAPLVVAVAYRGHQVPAGLPAALGRTRAEVVRLAPGPLVERDVAVLLPDVPARRRELLTRVSGGNPLYLDALARLDERALGALDREHTDPEDLPRRLGALLTGELRGLAPDRLRVAHAAAVAGDTAEVGLLVAVAGMPEDEVFAAVDELTELGVLRPVGGRFRFRHPLVRAAAYQSAGPAWRIGAHRRAEEHLRAHGGSLALRAHHTSRAARRDDVAVGTLVDAAVVAVDSAPASAAGWLRTALELLPEGHVRSAELRVLLARVVGLAERLPESRRILHGVLEAAAGPGRREAVRFSAVADRLLGRFDESKALLEAELAGGREAAGRGALLVELAATEVLRGATGVCSELAREAVVDGRERGDRGQEAAASMLVGLTALQDGDAEAARGWARAAVRLVDGLPDTALRDHLHVLPPLGWLELRLGERGDAERHLRRGEEVALATGRAHVRPYLRVVVADVAASGGELARAVEVAEEAHEAAEGLGSPELAAMAVAARIEPVLWRRGPTAALDLAEEGRPRSAWWAQEADAGIASVLVRAGELRRAGELAGRYVAGGRGGGGGGGRGGGSGGGGGSGSGGGVGRVRGLAAVRWCGVLAVCRAGGGAWNEALGLAEHAVRLAEELGIAFQRGEAALARAGVLAACGRLAESVDEAGVAVEWFGEAGAPLQVALGHDRAAASLAAAGDFEAARAAYGRAKSGYSACGALWLSGRVRAGESRLGARAPRPRRPEAVGTVESLSGREREVARLVSEGLTNREIAERLSLSAKTVEAHLARVFTKLGVRSRVGVVQRLSGRG; translated from the coding sequence GTGGGCGCCGGTCGGGCGGCAGCGGGCAGGGACGGGGAGGTCGAGGCGCTGCGGCAGGCCGTGGCGCGCGCGTCCGCGACCGGGTCGCCGCAGGTGGTGGAGGTGCACGGCGAGCCGGGGATCGGCAAGACGGCGCTGCTGGACGAGCTCGCGCGGATAGCGCTGGAGCGGTCCTTCGAGGTGGTCTCGGGGCGGGCCGGGGAGTACGAGCGCGGGGTGCCGTTCGGGATCGTGGCGGAGGCGCTCGGCGGGTTGAAGCCGGACGACACGACGCAGGCGCTGCTGGACTCGCTGACGCCCGAGGGTGCTCCGGGCGAGGCGGGGGTGGGCGGGGGCGCGCACCGGTACCGGTTGCACCGGGCGGTGCGGCGCACGCTCGGGAGGCGGGCCCGGCCGTCGGGGCTGGTGGTGCTGCTGGACGACGTGCACTGGGCGGACGAGGACTCGCTGGAGCTGGTGGAGTCGTTGCTGCTGGACCTGCCGGAGGCGCCGCTGGTGGTGGCGGTGGCCTACCGGGGGCACCAGGTCCCGGCGGGGTTGCCCGCGGCGTTGGGGCGCACCCGCGCGGAGGTGGTGCGGTTGGCGCCGGGGCCGCTGGTGGAGCGGGACGTGGCGGTGCTGCTGCCGGACGTCCCGGCGCGGCGGCGGGAGTTGTTGACGCGGGTCAGCGGGGGGAACCCGCTGTACTTGGACGCGCTGGCGCGGCTGGACGAGCGGGCGCTGGGGGCGCTGGACCGGGAGCACACGGACCCGGAGGACTTGCCGCGGCGGTTGGGGGCGTTGCTGACCGGGGAGTTGCGGGGCCTGGCGCCGGACCGGTTGCGGGTGGCGCACGCGGCGGCTGTCGCCGGGGACACGGCCGAGGTGGGGTTGCTGGTCGCGGTCGCGGGGATGCCCGAGGACGAGGTGTTCGCGGCGGTGGACGAGCTGACGGAGCTGGGGGTGCTGCGGCCGGTCGGCGGGCGGTTCCGGTTCCGGCACCCGCTGGTGCGGGCTGCGGCTTATCAGTCCGCGGGGCCCGCTTGGCGGATCGGGGCGCATCGGCGGGCCGAGGAGCACCTGCGGGCGCACGGCGGGTCGTTGGCGTTGCGGGCGCACCACACGAGTCGGGCGGCGCGGCGGGACGACGTGGCGGTGGGGACGTTGGTGGACGCGGCCGTGGTGGCGGTGGACAGCGCGCCCGCGAGTGCGGCGGGGTGGTTGCGGACGGCGTTGGAGTTGCTGCCGGAGGGGCACGTGCGGTCCGCGGAGTTGCGGGTGCTGCTGGCCAGGGTGGTGGGGTTGGCGGAGCGGCTGCCGGAGAGCAGGCGGATTCTGCACGGGGTGCTGGAGGCCGCCGCCGGGCCTGGGCGGCGGGAAGCGGTGCGGTTCAGCGCGGTCGCGGATCGGCTGTTGGGGCGGTTCGACGAGTCGAAGGCGTTGTTGGAGGCCGAGCTCGCGGGGGGTCGGGAGGCGGCGGGGCGGGGGGCGCTGCTGGTGGAGCTGGCGGCCACCGAGGTGCTGCGCGGGGCCACCGGGGTGTGCTCGGAGTTGGCGCGCGAGGCGGTGGTGGACGGGCGGGAGCGGGGGGATCGGGGGCAGGAGGCCGCGGCGTCGATGCTGGTCGGGTTGACGGCGCTGCAGGACGGGGACGCTGAGGCTGCGCGGGGGTGGGCTCGGGCGGCGGTGCGGTTGGTGGACGGGTTGCCGGACACGGCGTTGCGGGATCACCTGCACGTGCTGCCGCCGTTGGGGTGGTTGGAGTTGCGGCTCGGGGAGCGCGGGGACGCGGAGCGGCATCTGCGGCGGGGGGAGGAGGTCGCGCTGGCCACCGGGCGGGCGCATGTGCGGCCTTACCTGCGGGTGGTGGTGGCTGACGTGGCGGCTTCGGGTGGGGAGCTGGCTCGGGCGGTGGAGGTCGCCGAGGAGGCGCACGAGGCTGCTGAGGGGTTGGGGAGTCCGGAGCTGGCGGCTATGGCGGTGGCTGCGCGGATCGAGCCGGTGTTGTGGCGGCGGGGGCCTACGGCTGCGTTGGACTTGGCTGAGGAGGGGCGGCCTCGGTCTGCTTGGTGGGCGCAGGAGGCTGATGCGGGGATCGCTTCGGTGTTGGTTCGGGCTGGGGAGCTGCGGCGGGCTGGGGAGTTGGCTGGGCGGTACGTCGCGGGTGGGCGGGGCGGTGGGGGTGGTGGGGGTCGTGGGGGCGGTAGCGGTGGTGGGGGCGGTAGCGGTAGCGGTGGTGGGGTGGGGCGGGTTCGGGGGCTGGCTGCGGTTCGGTGGTGTGGGGTGTTGGCGGTGTGCCGGGCCGGGGGTGGGGCTTGGAACGAGGCTTTGGGGCTGGCTGAGCACGCCGTGCGGTTGGCCGAGGAGTTGGGGATCGCGTTTCAGCGCGGGGAGGCCGCGTTGGCTCGGGCCGGGGTGTTGGCGGCTTGTGGGCGGTTGGCTGAGTCCGTGGACGAGGCCGGGGTTGCGGTGGAGTGGTTCGGGGAGGCCGGGGCGCCGTTGCAGGTGGCTCTGGGGCATGACCGGGCGGCTGCGTCACTGGCCGCGGCTGGGGATTTTGAGGCTGCACGGGCGGCTTATGGGCGGGCCAAGAGCGGGTATTCGGCTTGTGGGGCTTTGTGGTTGTCGGGGCGGGTTCGGGCTGGGGAGTCGCGGTTGGGGGCTCGGGCGCCCCGGCCTCGGCGGCCTGAGGCGGTGGGGACCGTGGAGTCGTTGTCCGGGCGGGAGCGGGAGGTCGCCCGGTTGGTCTCGGAGGGGTTGACCAATCGGGAGATCGCGGAGCGGTTGTCGTTGTCCGCCAAGACGGTTGAGGCGCATTTGGCTCGGGTTTTCACCAAGCTCGGGGTTCGGTCACGGGTTGGGGTGGTGCAGCGGCTGTCGGGGCGGGGGTGA